A single genomic interval of Candidatus Baltobacteraceae bacterium harbors:
- the pnp gene encoding polyribonucleotide nucleotidyltransferase, whose translation MPESVQLEVGGRTMIIETGELAKQANGSALVRYGDQNVMLAAVTASEKPREGVDFFPLTCDFEEKMYAAGKIPGGYIKREGRPSEHGTLSARQIDRPIRPLFPDGFRNDVQIITTVLSIDPELDNDVIAVCAAGAALAFSDIPFEKTVAAVRVGRDEAGKFIINPTLPQYETGGMDIVIAGTSDAVMMVEGGGHEISEEDFLDAVAFAHDEIKKIVKKIDELAKKVGKAKRTYPLLKPNVELDKWVRKTFAKDVAKAMRVVEKLERNSAFDKLNRTEAIDRLTKKDEAIRPLLEDKSNKDFDKIIKTMEEEELRVMVVDEKIRPDGRKADEIRPIWSKIHYVPRVHGSGVFTRGQTQVFTAATLGSTSDAQRLDGIMALEDKRYMHFYNFPPYSVGETRPMRAPGRREIGHGHLAERALVPVLPKKEDFPYSLRLISEVLESNGSSSMASVCGSTLALMDAGVPISGHVAGVAMGLVLKGKKYAILTDIQGLEDSLGEMDFKVAGTKKGITAIQMDIKTAGVTIDIMREAMKEAKKSRFFIIDKLVETIAEPRTELSKFAPRMIVIKINPAKIKDVIGPGGKVINKIIQDTGVSKIDIEDDGSVFITSLDGESGDKARTIVEQLTKEIMVGETYKGIVTRIIPIGAFVQILPGKEGLVHISQLAPTRVATVEDVVKLGDEVMVKVMEVDEKGRLNLSRKAAMAGGGGGSAPSNGNGTFDPRPREHATAAATPTPAPAARPSADDSSDGGGERRVPRRRRPRE comes from the coding sequence GTGCCTGAATCCGTCCAATTAGAGGTCGGTGGGCGCACGATGATCATCGAGACCGGCGAGCTCGCGAAACAAGCGAATGGCTCGGCCCTGGTCCGCTACGGTGATCAAAACGTGATGCTCGCCGCCGTAACCGCCTCCGAAAAACCCCGTGAAGGCGTCGACTTTTTTCCCCTAACCTGCGATTTCGAAGAGAAGATGTATGCCGCGGGCAAGATCCCGGGCGGCTACATTAAGCGTGAAGGACGCCCGTCCGAACACGGCACCCTCTCGGCTCGCCAGATCGACCGTCCGATCCGTCCGTTGTTCCCCGACGGGTTCCGCAACGACGTGCAGATCATTACGACGGTGCTTTCGATCGATCCCGAACTCGACAACGACGTGATCGCGGTCTGCGCCGCCGGTGCGGCACTTGCGTTCTCGGATATTCCGTTCGAGAAGACGGTCGCCGCGGTTCGCGTCGGCCGCGACGAAGCGGGCAAATTCATCATCAACCCGACGCTGCCGCAGTACGAAACCGGCGGCATGGATATCGTGATCGCCGGCACCTCCGACGCGGTCATGATGGTCGAGGGCGGCGGCCACGAGATCTCGGAAGAAGATTTTCTCGATGCCGTAGCGTTCGCGCACGACGAGATCAAGAAGATCGTCAAGAAGATCGACGAGCTTGCGAAAAAAGTCGGCAAGGCGAAGCGCACCTATCCGCTGCTCAAACCGAACGTCGAACTCGATAAGTGGGTTCGCAAGACGTTTGCCAAAGACGTTGCCAAAGCGATGCGCGTGGTCGAAAAGCTGGAGCGCAACTCGGCGTTCGATAAGCTCAATCGCACCGAAGCGATCGATCGCCTAACGAAGAAAGACGAAGCGATTCGTCCGCTGCTCGAAGACAAGAGCAACAAAGACTTCGATAAGATCATCAAAACGATGGAAGAGGAAGAGCTTCGCGTGATGGTCGTGGACGAAAAAATTCGTCCCGACGGACGCAAGGCCGACGAGATCCGTCCGATCTGGTCGAAGATCCATTACGTCCCGCGCGTTCACGGTTCGGGCGTGTTCACGCGCGGACAGACGCAGGTATTTACCGCCGCTACGCTCGGGTCGACCTCCGACGCGCAGCGTCTCGACGGCATCATGGCGCTCGAAGACAAGCGCTACATGCACTTCTACAACTTCCCGCCGTACTCGGTCGGCGAGACGCGTCCGATGCGCGCTCCGGGCCGCCGCGAGATCGGTCACGGCCACTTGGCCGAGCGCGCGCTCGTGCCAGTGCTGCCGAAGAAAGAAGACTTCCCCTACAGCTTGCGCCTCATCAGCGAAGTGCTCGAATCCAACGGTTCGTCGTCGATGGCGTCGGTCTGCGGAAGCACGCTCGCGTTGATGGATGCCGGCGTTCCGATTAGCGGACACGTCGCCGGCGTCGCGATGGGCCTCGTGCTCAAGGGCAAGAAATACGCGATTCTCACGGACATTCAAGGCCTCGAGGATTCGCTCGGTGAGATGGACTTCAAAGTCGCGGGAACCAAAAAAGGCATCACCGCGATTCAGATGGACATCAAGACCGCGGGCGTCACGATCGACATCATGCGCGAAGCGATGAAAGAGGCGAAGAAATCGCGCTTCTTCATCATCGACAAGCTCGTGGAAACGATCGCCGAACCGCGCACCGAACTCTCGAAGTTCGCGCCGCGCATGATCGTTATCAAGATCAATCCGGCCAAGATCAAAGACGTGATCGGCCCCGGCGGCAAGGTGATCAACAAGATCATTCAAGACACCGGCGTTTCGAAGATCGACATCGAGGACGACGGCTCGGTCTTCATCACCTCGCTCGATGGCGAGTCCGGCGATAAGGCTCGAACGATCGTCGAACAGCTCACCAAAGAGATCATGGTCGGCGAAACCTACAAGGGCATCGTCACGCGCATCATTCCGATCGGTGCCTTCGTGCAGATTCTCCCCGGCAAGGAGGGCCTCGTCCACATCAGCCAACTCGCGCCGACGCGCGTGGCGACGGTTGAAGACGTGGTAAAACTCGGCGACGAAGTCATGGTCAAGGTCATGGAAGTCGACGAAAAAGGCCGCTTGAACCTCTCGCGTAAGGCCGCCATGGCCGGAGGCGGCGGCGGGAGCGCGCCGAGCAACGGCAACGGCACGTTCGACCCGCGGCCGCGCGAACACGCGACTGCGGCCGCGACCCCGACCCCGGCCCCAGCTGCCCGGCCGAGCGCCGACGACTCCAGCGACGGAGGCGGCGAGCGCCGCGTCCCGCGCCGGCGCCGCCCGCGCGAGTAG
- the ggt gene encoding gamma-glutamyltransferase: MIVRVALICALLAITLAPSPAAAPDWHAAPARATHGMVATEQHYATQIGVDVLRRGGNAVDAAIAVAYALAVVDPCCGNIGGGGFMLVRMHDGRERFIDFRERAPQRATPNLYQDARGNVIEGLSLKGYLAVGVPGTVMGMERARTEFGTMSRAKLMAPAIRLAANGYRIEAGDAAIYRGLPAEAYDDHHTPGVESNVRAIFMSGGHTPQAGETLVQSQLAKTLETISRGGAAAFYRGPIAKAIVAASAAQHGIVSLADFRSYTVGEQRPIHCTYHGYDMISAPPPSSGGITLCEILNVVSTYPLAQWGWHSTKSTHDLIEAERRAYADRNTYLGDPAFVKNPRARLLSASYAAKLRDSIVPGEATPSVDIHPGLGPVGHENNETTHYSIVDKDGNAAAVTFTINDAFGAGVIAGNTGFFLNDEMDDFTSKPGVPNMFGLVQGERNDIRGGKRPLSSMTPTIVTHDGKLFMVTGSPGGSRIITIVLATLRNVIDYNMNVQDAVNAPRMHMQWLPDQIQYEPGAFSDATMKRLTAMGYSFKEVPAWGSAQAVLIDPKTGIRYGGTDRRHPAGLASGY, translated from the coding sequence ATGATCGTTCGCGTCGCGCTGATTTGCGCATTGCTCGCTATTACGCTCGCGCCGTCGCCGGCGGCTGCGCCCGATTGGCATGCGGCGCCCGCGCGCGCGACCCACGGCATGGTGGCGACCGAACAGCATTACGCGACGCAGATCGGCGTCGACGTGTTGCGGCGCGGCGGCAACGCCGTCGATGCGGCGATTGCGGTGGCGTACGCGCTCGCGGTGGTGGATCCGTGCTGCGGAAATATCGGCGGCGGCGGTTTCATGCTGGTTCGCATGCACGACGGCCGCGAGCGATTCATCGATTTCCGCGAACGCGCGCCGCAGCGTGCGACGCCGAATTTGTATCAGGACGCGCGCGGCAACGTGATCGAGGGCCTGAGCTTGAAAGGCTATCTCGCGGTCGGCGTACCCGGCACGGTGATGGGCATGGAACGCGCGCGCACCGAGTTCGGCACGATGTCGCGTGCGAAGTTGATGGCTCCGGCGATCCGGCTGGCAGCGAACGGTTACCGCATCGAAGCCGGCGACGCCGCGATCTACCGCGGGCTTCCGGCCGAAGCGTACGATGATCACCATACTCCGGGGGTGGAATCGAACGTACGCGCGATCTTCATGAGCGGCGGTCACACCCCGCAGGCCGGCGAGACGCTCGTGCAGAGCCAACTTGCGAAAACGTTGGAGACGATCTCGCGCGGGGGCGCCGCGGCGTTCTATCGCGGGCCGATCGCGAAGGCGATCGTCGCGGCGAGTGCCGCGCAGCACGGGATCGTATCGCTGGCGGATTTCCGATCGTATACCGTCGGCGAGCAGCGGCCGATTCACTGCACCTATCACGGCTACGACATGATCTCGGCGCCCCCGCCGAGCTCCGGCGGAATAACGCTGTGCGAAATTCTCAACGTCGTCTCGACGTATCCGCTCGCTCAATGGGGCTGGCACTCGACCAAATCGACGCACGATCTCATCGAGGCCGAGCGTCGCGCCTATGCCGATCGCAACACCTATCTCGGAGACCCCGCGTTCGTAAAAAATCCGAGGGCTCGACTACTGTCGGCATCGTACGCGGCGAAACTCCGCGATTCGATTGTGCCCGGCGAAGCGACGCCGTCGGTCGATATCCATCCCGGGCTCGGCCCGGTCGGACACGAAAATAACGAGACCACGCACTACTCGATCGTCGACAAGGACGGCAACGCCGCAGCCGTGACCTTCACCATCAACGATGCCTTCGGCGCCGGCGTCATCGCAGGGAACACGGGCTTTTTTCTCAACGACGAGATGGACGATTTTACGAGCAAGCCCGGCGTTCCCAATATGTTCGGACTCGTGCAGGGCGAGCGCAACGACATCCGCGGCGGCAAACGCCCGCTCTCGTCGATGACGCCGACGATCGTGACGCACGACGGCAAACTCTTCATGGTCACCGGCAGCCCCGGCGGTTCGCGCATCATCACGATCGTGCTGGCGACGCTGCGCAACGTCATCGATTACAACATGAACGTGCAAGACGCCGTCAACGCTCCGCGGATGCACATGCAATGGCTCCCCGATCAAATCCAATACGAGCCGGGCGCATTTAGCGATGCAACGATGAAACGACTGACGGCGATGGGCTATTCGTTCAAGGAAGTCCCGGCCTGGGGTTCGGCGCAAGCAGTCCTCATCGACCCGAAGACCGGCATCCGCTACGGCGGCACCGACCGCCGTCATCCAGCGGGCCTAGCGTCGGGTTACTGA
- a CDS encoding transketolase has protein sequence MQSLSPARVTELKEHANSVRQGIIRSLLAAGSGHSAGPLDMADVFTALYLQIMRNDPKRPDWEDRDRLLLSCGHIAPVRYSAMAEAGYFPKEELLTLRKFGSRLQGHPERVRLPALESTSGPLGEGLAQGVGMAQAAKLDKKDWRVYVVTSDAEHQCGLHWEAMMTAGKFKLDNLMCIIDRNFIQIDGSTEDVMPLEPLADKYRSFNWEVFECDGNDIAAFVETVEKAKLVTGKPTVIVANTVPGKGVSYMEGDYTWHGKPPNKEQADEALRELAAERERILAHHG, from the coding sequence ATGCAATCTTTGTCCCCCGCGCGTGTGACCGAACTCAAGGAGCACGCCAATTCCGTGCGCCAGGGCATCATCCGCTCGCTGCTCGCGGCCGGTTCCGGCCACTCGGCGGGCCCGCTGGATATGGCCGACGTCTTCACGGCGCTCTACCTGCAGATCATGCGCAACGATCCGAAGCGGCCCGATTGGGAGGACCGCGATCGTCTGCTGCTTTCGTGCGGACACATCGCCCCGGTTCGTTATAGTGCGATGGCCGAAGCCGGCTACTTTCCGAAAGAAGAGTTGCTGACGCTGCGCAAATTCGGTTCGCGTTTGCAGGGGCATCCCGAGCGCGTTCGTTTGCCCGCGCTGGAATCCACGTCGGGCCCGCTGGGCGAAGGGCTCGCGCAGGGCGTCGGCATGGCGCAGGCGGCGAAACTCGATAAGAAAGACTGGCGCGTCTACGTGGTGACGTCGGATGCCGAGCATCAATGCGGGCTGCATTGGGAGGCGATGATGACGGCCGGTAAATTCAAGCTCGACAACTTGATGTGCATCATCGATCGGAATTTCATTCAGATCGACGGCAGTACCGAAGACGTGATGCCGCTCGAACCGCTCGCGGATAAGTATCGCAGTTTCAACTGGGAAGTCTTCGAGTGCGACGGCAACGATATCGCGGCGTTCGTGGAGACCGTCGAGAAAGCGAAGCTCGTCACGGGCAAACCCACCGTTATCGTGGCGAACACGGTTCCCGGTAAGGGCGTCTCGTATATGGAAGGCGATTACACCTGGCACGGTAAGCCGCCGAACAAAGAACAAGCCGACGAAGCGCTGCGCGAACTCGCAGCCGAGCGCGAAAGGATCCTTGCACACCATGGCTAG
- a CDS encoding transketolase C-terminal domain-containing protein: MASSNLMNGVTSMHLVDYTDAAAIKQIPTRNGFGEGLIEAGKKNKNVVGICADLAESTRMEGFKKACPDQYMEIGVAEQMLVAMAAGLAAAGKIPWIASYAMFNPGRSWEQVRTTMALNETNVKIAGAHAGVSVGPDGATHQAIEDIAIMRVIPHMMVVVPCDSIQSKKATIALSEKFGPTYLRFGRDKSPVITTEETPFEIGKAQTFREGSDVAIVACGILVYNALIAAEELAREDGIECMVINNHTVKPMDEPAIVAAAKQCGAVVTVEEHQVHAGMGSRVAEILAANHAVPMEFVGVHDQFGQSGEPTQLIEFYGMGKTAIKEAARKAAKRK; the protein is encoded by the coding sequence ATGGCTAGCAGCAACCTGATGAACGGCGTCACGTCGATGCATCTGGTCGACTACACCGATGCAGCGGCGATCAAGCAGATTCCAACGCGCAACGGGTTTGGCGAAGGGCTCATCGAGGCGGGTAAAAAGAACAAAAACGTGGTCGGAATCTGCGCCGACCTGGCGGAGTCGACGCGCATGGAGGGCTTCAAAAAAGCCTGTCCCGACCAATACATGGAGATCGGCGTGGCGGAGCAGATGCTCGTCGCGATGGCGGCCGGACTCGCGGCGGCCGGCAAGATTCCGTGGATCGCTTCCTACGCGATGTTCAATCCCGGACGATCGTGGGAGCAAGTGCGTACGACCATGGCGCTCAACGAAACCAACGTGAAGATCGCCGGCGCGCACGCGGGCGTCTCCGTCGGTCCCGACGGCGCCACGCACCAGGCGATCGAAGACATTGCGATCATGCGCGTGATCCCGCACATGATGGTCGTCGTTCCGTGCGATTCGATTCAATCGAAGAAAGCGACGATCGCGCTCTCCGAAAAATTCGGACCGACCTATTTGCGATTCGGGCGCGATAAGAGCCCGGTCATCACCACCGAAGAGACGCCGTTCGAGATCGGCAAGGCACAGACGTTTCGCGAAGGCTCCGACGTGGCGATCGTCGCCTGCGGGATCCTCGTCTACAACGCATTGATCGCGGCCGAAGAACTCGCGCGCGAAGACGGCATCGAGTGCATGGTGATCAATAACCACACCGTCAAACCGATGGACGAGCCGGCGATCGTTGCCGCCGCCAAGCAATGCGGTGCGGTCGTCACGGTCGAGGAGCACCAAGTACACGCGGGCATGGGCTCGCGCGTCGCCGAGATCTTGGCTGCCAACCACGCCGTACCGATGGAGTTCGTCGGCGTCCACGACCAATTCGGACAATCCGGCGAGCCGACCCAACTCATCGAGTTCTACGGCATGGGCAAAACCGCCATCAAAGAAGCAGCACGCAAAGCCGCCAAACGCAAATAA
- the rpsO gene encoding 30S ribosomal protein S15, with protein MPLNKDQKSEIAAKFARSTGDTGSADVQIAILTASINMLTEHLKIHKKDHHGRRGLLLQVGQRRRLLNYLQKKDLERYRKLIADLGLRR; from the coding sequence ATGCCTTTGAACAAAGACCAGAAATCCGAGATCGCGGCGAAGTTCGCCCGCTCGACGGGCGACACCGGTTCGGCCGACGTCCAGATCGCGATCCTGACCGCGTCGATCAACATGTTGACCGAGCACTTGAAGATCCACAAGAAAGATCACCACGGCCGCCGCGGCTTGCTCCTGCAAGTCGGCCAGCGCCGCCGTCTGTTGAACTATCTGCAGAAGAAAGATCTCGAGCGCTATCGCAAACTAATCGCCGACCTCGGCCTACGCCGCTAA
- a CDS encoding acyl-CoA thioesterase, with product MSHAPDPSQPIVERRTEIVFPSDTNHYGTLFGGKALAMMDIVASIAALRAGRKPVVTASIDRTDFRAPVRVGEFAETIGTVVRVGRTSITIEVELWAENPISGERRLSTVGRFVMVAVGPDGKPIPIVDEAPTG from the coding sequence ATGAGTCACGCGCCCGACCCCTCGCAGCCGATCGTCGAACGCCGCACCGAGATCGTGTTCCCGAGCGACACCAATCACTACGGCACGCTCTTCGGCGGCAAGGCGCTCGCGATGATGGATATCGTCGCGTCGATCGCCGCGCTGCGAGCGGGTCGCAAGCCGGTCGTTACGGCCTCGATCGACCGCACCGACTTTCGCGCGCCGGTGCGCGTTGGAGAGTTTGCCGAGACGATCGGCACGGTGGTACGCGTGGGCCGCACGTCGATCACCATCGAGGTGGAACTCTGGGCCGAGAACCCGATTTCCGGCGAGCGCCGCCTCTCGACGGTCGGCCGCTTCGTGATGGTGGCCGTCGGTCCCGACGGCAAGCCGATCCCAATCGTGGACGAGGCACCCACCGGCTAG
- a CDS encoding SDR family oxidoreductase, translating into MDLEIRGKVALVTGASSGLGKACALALAREGVRLAVAARRREELEAVAAAAIARGASDARAFTVDLADAISIENLLADVRAAFGDVEILIANGGGPKPGTFTQTAIEDWDAGYRTVLRSMLRLTELVVPAMRAAKWGRVVALTSSSVKQPIGTLVLSNAFRTALVSAYKTLAGEVAKDGITVNAIATGRIETDRLRSLYGDDAAKLEAAGREVPIGRIAQPDEFAPMVAFLCGEPAGYVTGQTIAVDGGLIAGLFG; encoded by the coding sequence ATGGATCTCGAAATTCGCGGAAAAGTCGCGCTGGTTACCGGCGCGAGCTCGGGTCTTGGCAAGGCCTGCGCGCTGGCTCTCGCGCGCGAGGGCGTGCGCTTGGCCGTCGCCGCGCGGCGTAGGGAGGAGTTGGAAGCCGTCGCTGCCGCCGCGATCGCACGCGGCGCGTCGGATGCGCGCGCGTTCACCGTCGATTTAGCTGACGCGATCTCGATCGAAAACTTGCTTGCCGACGTACGCGCGGCGTTCGGCGACGTGGAGATACTGATTGCCAACGGCGGCGGTCCCAAGCCCGGTACGTTCACGCAGACGGCCATTGAAGATTGGGATGCCGGCTATAGAACCGTGCTGCGCAGCATGTTGCGGCTGACCGAACTCGTTGTTCCGGCGATGCGCGCGGCCAAGTGGGGCCGCGTCGTCGCGCTTACCTCGAGTTCGGTGAAACAGCCGATCGGAACGCTCGTGCTCTCGAACGCCTTTCGCACGGCGCTCGTCTCGGCATACAAAACGCTCGCGGGCGAAGTTGCAAAAGACGGCATCACCGTCAACGCGATTGCGACCGGACGAATCGAGACCGATCGTCTTCGATCGCTCTACGGCGACGACGCGGCGAAACTCGAAGCCGCCGGCCGCGAAGTGCCCATCGGCCGCATCGCCCAGCCCGATGAGTTTGCGCCGATGGTGGCTTTTCTCTGCGGCGAACCGGCAGGCTACGTGACCGGCCAAACGATCGCCGTCGACGGCGGCCTCATCGCCGGACTTTTCGGTTAG
- a CDS encoding Rieske 2Fe-2S domain-containing protein — MSERSAEKHEDFVRLPEADRIPPGGSRAYTVGRHEVALFNIAGEFYALENSCPHQGAPIVDGWLEGSLVTCPWHAWCFDVRTGAMTLGEFATIDRYAVRRGTDGAVFVSREPIRS, encoded by the coding sequence ATGAGTGAACGTTCCGCCGAGAAACATGAGGATTTCGTGCGGCTGCCCGAAGCGGATCGCATCCCGCCGGGCGGATCGCGCGCCTATACCGTCGGCCGGCACGAGGTCGCGCTCTTCAACATCGCGGGCGAGTTCTACGCCCTCGAGAACAGCTGCCCGCACCAAGGCGCTCCAATCGTCGATGGTTGGCTAGAGGGGTCCCTCGTGACCTGTCCGTGGCATGCGTGGTGCTTCGACGTGCGCACCGGGGCGATGACTCTTGGGGAGTTTGCCACTATCGATCGCTACGCCGTTCGCCGGGGGACGGACGGGGCGGTCTTCGTCAGCAGGGAGCCGATCCGGTCATGA
- a CDS encoding type 1 glutamine amidotransferase domain-containing protein — MEGKRIAALIGDGFEESELIEPRRALEEAGAIVTIVGIDEKALQKIRGKRGLDDGTSVKAEELVADCTADDFDALLVPGGSSPDHIRMNKDVQRFVREFDGAKKPMFVICHGPQVLISAQLVRGRQLTGFPAIADDIRNAGGLFRDQAVVQDSNWVTSRTPDDLSQFNRAILEKLATTSPATTLSS, encoded by the coding sequence GTGGAAGGTAAGCGCATCGCCGCCCTCATCGGCGATGGTTTTGAAGAATCGGAACTCATCGAACCCCGGCGCGCGCTCGAGGAAGCCGGCGCTATCGTCACGATCGTCGGTATCGACGAGAAAGCGCTCCAAAAAATTCGAGGCAAACGCGGGCTGGACGACGGCACGAGCGTGAAGGCCGAAGAACTCGTTGCCGATTGTACGGCCGACGACTTCGACGCGCTGCTCGTACCCGGCGGGAGTTCTCCGGATCACATTCGGATGAACAAGGACGTGCAGCGTTTCGTTCGCGAGTTCGACGGCGCGAAGAAACCAATGTTCGTGATCTGCCACGGTCCCCAGGTGTTGATTTCCGCGCAACTCGTGCGCGGTCGCCAGCTGACCGGGTTCCCGGCGATCGCCGACGACATTCGCAACGCCGGCGGTTTGTTTCGCGATCAGGCCGTCGTGCAAGACAGCAACTGGGTCACGTCGCGTACTCCCGACGATCTCTCGCAATTCAATCGCGCGATCCTCGAGAAACTCGCCACCACCTCCCCCGCCACCACCCTGTCATCCTGA